The following are from one region of the Stanieria cyanosphaera PCC 7437 genome:
- a CDS encoding SDR family NAD(P)-dependent oxidoreductase, which translates to MKRLANKVAVITGAASGIGAATAKLFSYEGAKVVIADLRAKEAEQTAASIRDAGGDAIAIPTDISNAEQVQVLFEKTIDIYGYLNILHCNAGVLMIGSADTPSDEHWYKTLSVNLTGTYLCVKYGIPKLKQTQHSTIIITSSVSGLMGEPDLMAYDTVKGGLVNLTRQLAVEYAKDGIRVNSVCPGWIDTPFNDPIYELTPLDESSLGEIIPLARQGTPAEIAYAVLFLASEEASYITGHNLVVDGGLTAKL; encoded by the coding sequence ATGAAAAGATTAGCCAATAAAGTTGCTGTAATCACAGGTGCAGCTTCAGGGATTGGTGCAGCAACAGCAAAACTGTTTAGTTACGAAGGAGCTAAAGTCGTTATTGCTGATCTTAGAGCAAAAGAAGCTGAACAAACCGCAGCTAGTATTCGTGACGCTGGTGGAGACGCGATCGCTATTCCTACAGATATTTCTAATGCAGAGCAAGTACAAGTACTGTTTGAGAAAACAATTGATATCTACGGTTATCTCAATATTTTACATTGTAATGCTGGTGTCTTAATGATAGGTTCTGCTGACACTCCATCTGATGAACATTGGTACAAAACTTTGTCAGTTAATTTAACAGGGACTTATCTCTGCGTTAAATACGGTATTCCTAAACTAAAACAAACTCAACACAGCACCATAATTATTACTTCTTCTGTATCTGGATTGATGGGTGAACCAGATTTAATGGCTTATGACACAGTTAAAGGAGGGTTGGTGAATTTAACCAGACAATTAGCTGTTGAATATGCCAAAGATGGTATTCGAGTCAATAGCGTTTGTCCAGGATGGATCGATACTCCTTTTAACGATCCTATTTATGAATTAACACCATTAGATGAATCTTCCTTAGGAGAAATTATTCCTCTAGCACGTCAAGGTACTCCAGCAGAAATTGCTTATGCAGTTTTGTTTCTTGCTTCTGAAGAAGCTTCTTATATTACAGGACATAATCTTGTTGTTGATGGAGGCTTAACCGCGAAATTGTAA
- a CDS encoding amino acid adenylation domain-containing protein codes for MFEAVKDMCIHQLVETQVAKTPDAIAVIFENQQLTYRELNEKANQLAHYLRSLGVQPETLVGVCVERSLEMIVALLGILKAGGAYVPLDPAYPQERLASITEDAQFPVLLTQKHLTEALPQHQAQTVFLEKDWQIFSEQSINNLINETKSNNLAYVLYTSGSTGKPKGVAIEHRNTVALIDWATRFFTCEQLQGVLASTSVCFDLSIFEIFVTLSCGGKIILAQNALQLPKLIAAKEVTLINTVPSAIATLYQIHGIPKSVNTINLAGEPLQNSLVQKLYQLDHIRQVVNLYGPTEDTTYSTVAVIPKGWDQIPLIGRPISNTQIYLVEYPARRKNDPLKLVPDGIEGEVYISGAGLARGYLNRPELTAEKFITNPFSNEPDARLYKTGDLAVYLPDGNLKYLGRIDHQVKIRGFRIEIGEIESVLIQNPEVREAVVVPREGESGDKNLVAYVVPKTESDNSELLTVTDSSLNEEVQQWIKVWNDTYSQSSDSCDPTFDFTGWNDSFTGSLMSGEEVHEWVDCTIERILSFRPQTVLEIGCGMGLLLFRLAPHCTHYSGIDLSAEAINHIEQRLSKENLDHVDVIAKPAHDLEEFEPKSFDTIIINSVIQYFPNINYLVQVLEKAVKLVKPGGRIFIGDVRSLPLLEAFHTGVQLAQVPDFLPCDQLKQRIQTRIAQDKELVIHPDFFHVLKHNLPQISQVETLLKRGHTQNELIRFRSDVILHVETKIETISEPLCFDWEQQQLSIPKIYQLLQENKLETLRITNIPDARIIAEVKGTEILVSNNKPETVEKLKHRIHELSQSTGIHPEQFWSLSEKFPYQVYITWTESYAVGKYDVILQPKSQTQQNILALPEPVLEFKPWKAYANNPVQEKNTLIPKLRAFLKDKLPKYMVPSAFVMMESLPLTPNGKIDRRALPDPKKERPVLNEDYIAPSTLLEEQLAEIWSEILEIDQIGVKDNFFELGGHSLLAAQMLAQAEEVIDVALPIFYLLKEPTITGLIEGINVVQNSGSAFPIQQKAEIDWQFETTLDPTIQPEIPFIEFTSEPEHIFLTGATGFLGAFLLDELLKETSANIYCLVRASNFEAGRQKIQANLERYLLWNSEIASRIIPVIGDLSEPLLGLTKEQFQTLASKLDLIYHAGAFVNLVYSYASLKPINVLGTQEILRLASLGKVTPVHYISTIDVLKPLTNFGKKVIGENEHLDSGQEVDKGYTQTKWVAEQLIIAARSRGIPTCIYRPGMLTGHSQTGASHTNDLMCRIIKGIIQLEAAPNLNHWVNLIPIDYASKAIVHLSRQHKSLDQAFHIVNPEPLPWKKLIEQIRDLGYNIQLLPHQDWQAKLLNLSSDADNALIPMRSLFTEKSENQMTYLETFLSTARAFDCQNTLNGLAKTSIICPSIHTNLLKIYFSYFIKNGFPYPDAQPNTKMLKVGSIGELLSI; via the coding sequence ATGTTTGAAGCAGTTAAAGATATGTGCATTCATCAGTTAGTAGAAACTCAAGTTGCAAAAACGCCTGATGCAATAGCTGTTATCTTTGAAAACCAACAACTGACATACCGAGAACTCAACGAAAAAGCTAATCAACTTGCACACTATCTTAGAAGTCTAGGTGTTCAACCAGAAACATTAGTAGGAGTCTGTGTAGAGCGATCGCTTGAGATGATCGTTGCACTTTTAGGTATTCTTAAAGCTGGTGGTGCTTATGTCCCTCTAGATCCTGCTTATCCTCAAGAGCGATTAGCCTCCATAACTGAAGATGCTCAATTTCCAGTTTTATTAACTCAGAAACATTTAACAGAAGCACTTCCTCAACATCAAGCACAAACAGTCTTTTTAGAAAAAGATTGGCAAATATTTTCTGAACAATCAATCAATAATCTGATTAACGAAACAAAATCAAACAATCTTGCCTATGTACTCTACACATCGGGTTCTACAGGTAAACCCAAAGGCGTAGCAATTGAACATCGTAATACAGTTGCTTTAATTGATTGGGCTACAAGATTTTTTACTTGCGAGCAATTACAAGGAGTATTAGCTTCTACTTCAGTTTGTTTTGATCTCTCTATATTTGAAATATTTGTAACTCTGAGTTGCGGTGGTAAAATTATTTTGGCTCAAAATGCGCTTCAATTGCCTAAACTGATAGCAGCTAAAGAAGTCACGTTAATTAATACTGTTCCATCAGCGATCGCAACTTTGTACCAAATTCATGGTATTCCCAAATCAGTTAATACTATCAATTTAGCAGGTGAGCCTCTACAAAATTCTTTAGTACAAAAACTTTACCAGCTAGATCATATTAGACAAGTTGTAAATCTTTATGGCCCAACAGAAGATACAACTTATTCTACTGTTGCCGTAATTCCAAAAGGATGGGATCAAATTCCTCTAATTGGTCGTCCAATATCCAATACACAGATTTATTTAGTAGAATATCCAGCCCGTAGAAAAAATGATCCACTTAAACTTGTTCCTGATGGTATAGAAGGAGAAGTATATATAAGTGGTGCAGGTTTAGCCAGAGGCTACCTTAATCGTCCAGAATTAACTGCTGAAAAGTTTATTACTAATCCCTTTAGTAACGAACCCGATGCCAGACTTTACAAAACTGGAGATTTAGCGGTTTATTTACCTGATGGTAATCTTAAATATCTTGGTCGTATTGATCATCAAGTCAAGATTCGTGGCTTCCGAATTGAAATAGGAGAAATAGAAAGTGTTCTTATTCAAAATCCCGAGGTAAGAGAAGCTGTAGTTGTTCCTAGAGAAGGTGAATCTGGAGATAAAAACTTAGTTGCTTATGTTGTTCCCAAAACCGAATCAGATAATTCAGAACTATTAACAGTAACAGATTCTTCTCTTAACGAAGAGGTTCAACAATGGATTAAAGTATGGAACGACACTTACAGTCAGTCTTCCGATAGTTGCGATCCTACATTTGATTTCACTGGTTGGAATGATAGTTTTACAGGTTCGCTCATGTCAGGCGAAGAAGTTCATGAATGGGTTGATTGTACTATTGAGAGAATTCTCTCTTTCCGCCCTCAAACAGTATTAGAAATTGGTTGTGGTATGGGGCTACTGTTATTTCGTCTTGCACCTCACTGCACCCATTATTCTGGTATAGATTTATCCGCCGAAGCTATTAATCATATTGAGCAAAGATTAAGCAAAGAAAATCTTGATCATGTTGATGTAATAGCTAAACCAGCCCATGATCTAGAAGAATTTGAACCAAAATCTTTTGATACTATTATTATTAACTCGGTTATTCAGTACTTCCCAAACATCAATTATTTAGTTCAAGTTTTAGAAAAGGCTGTTAAATTGGTCAAACCAGGAGGTCGAATTTTTATCGGTGACGTTCGTAGCTTACCCCTCCTAGAAGCTTTTCATACTGGAGTTCAACTTGCTCAAGTTCCTGATTTTCTTCCTTGTGACCAACTCAAACAACGTATCCAGACAAGAATCGCTCAAGATAAAGAGCTTGTTATTCATCCTGACTTTTTCCATGTTTTAAAACATAATCTTCCTCAAATTAGTCAGGTTGAAACTTTACTGAAGCGTGGTCATACTCAAAACGAATTAATTAGATTTCGTTCTGATGTAATATTGCACGTTGAAACTAAAATAGAAACAATTAGTGAACCTTTATGTTTTGATTGGGAACAACAACAGCTATCAATTCCCAAAATTTATCAATTACTACAAGAAAATAAGCTAGAAACTCTCAGAATTACCAACATCCCTGATGCAAGAATTATTGCGGAGGTCAAAGGAACAGAAATACTGGTTAGTAATAACAAACCAGAAACCGTAGAAAAACTAAAACACCGCATCCACGAATTGTCTCAATCAACGGGAATTCATCCCGAACAATTTTGGAGTTTGTCGGAAAAGTTTCCTTATCAGGTTTACATCACTTGGACAGAATCCTACGCAGTTGGCAAATATGATGTAATCTTGCAACCTAAATCACAAACTCAACAAAATATTTTAGCTTTACCAGAACCAGTATTAGAATTCAAACCTTGGAAAGCTTATGCCAATAATCCTGTTCAAGAAAAAAATACTTTAATTCCCAAACTCCGAGCGTTTTTGAAGGATAAATTACCTAAGTATATGGTTCCTTCTGCATTCGTAATGATGGAAAGTTTACCCTTAACGCCCAATGGCAAAATTGACCGTCGCGCTCTACCAGACCCCAAAAAAGAACGACCAGTTTTGAATGAAGATTATATTGCTCCTTCAACTCTTTTAGAAGAACAGCTTGCTGAAATTTGGTCTGAGATTTTAGAAATTGACCAGATTGGCGTTAAAGACAACTTTTTTGAACTGGGAGGACATTCTCTTTTAGCTGCTCAAATGCTCGCTCAAGCAGAAGAAGTAATTGATGTTGCCTTACCTATTTTTTATTTACTCAAAGAGCCAACCATTACCGGATTAATCGAAGGAATAAATGTTGTCCAAAATTCTGGCTCTGCTTTTCCCATTCAACAAAAAGCTGAGATTGATTGGCAATTTGAAACTACCTTAGACCCAACAATTCAACCCGAAATACCTTTTATTGAATTTACTTCTGAACCTGAACATATCTTTTTGACTGGTGCAACTGGTTTTCTTGGTGCTTTTTTACTCGATGAACTTCTCAAAGAAACTTCAGCCAATATTTACTGTTTAGTCCGTGCCTCAAATTTTGAAGCAGGACGACAAAAAATTCAAGCTAATTTAGAACGTTATTTACTCTGGAATTCTGAAATAGCTTCGAGAATTATTCCTGTGATTGGAGATTTATCTGAGCCTCTCTTAGGATTAACTAAGGAACAATTTCAAACATTGGCTAGTAAACTTGATCTAATTTATCATGCTGGTGCATTTGTCAATTTAGTCTATTCCTACGCTTCCCTAAAACCTATTAATGTACTGGGAACTCAAGAAATTTTACGATTAGCTAGTTTAGGCAAAGTTACTCCTGTTCATTACATTTCCACAATCGATGTACTTAAGCCTCTGACTAATTTTGGTAAGAAAGTAATTGGAGAAAATGAACATCTTGATTCTGGTCAAGAGGTAGATAAAGGTTATACACAAACTAAATGGGTTGCAGAACAACTGATTATTGCTGCTCGTTCTAGAGGAATCCCCACTTGTATTTACAGACCTGGAATGTTGACTGGTCATAGTCAAACTGGCGCATCCCACACCAATGATTTGATGTGCAGAATTATTAAAGGGATCATACAGCTTGAAGCTGCACCTAATTTAAATCATTGGGTTAACTTAATTCCAATCGATTACGCTAGCAAAGCAATTGTTCATCTGTCAAGACAGCACAAATCTTTAGATCAAGCTTTTCATATCGTTAATCCTGAACCTTTGCCTTGGAAAAAACTTATTGAGCAAATCAGAGATTTGGGTTACAACATTCAACTACTTCCTCATCAAGATTGGCAAGCTAAACTACTTAACTTAAGTAGTGATGCAGATAATGCATTGATTCCAATGCGATCGCTTTTTACAGAAAAATCTGAAAATCAGATGACTTATCTCGAAACTTTTCTTTCAACAGCCAGAGCTTTTGATTGCCAAAACACTCTTAATGGACTTGCCAAAACTTCAATTATTTGTCCTTCTATTCATACCAATCTTCTAAAAATTTATTTTTCCTACTTTATAAAAAATGGCTTTCCATATCCTGACGCTCAACCAAACACCAAAATGTTAAAAGTCGGCTCTATTGGGGAACTATTAAGCATATAA
- a CDS encoding response regulator — protein MDRSIRNSIGSTLFFYVLGGALVGLGGMSYFFYQALENRATQEIQSNLSTQVKSIEGKLGRAEQTMLGLVAGIKSLNYLGTKDPDAYEKMILEVVKKRSSLTMGTGFGQAPYKVLPNQKFYWPYFFLDQNISDQVGQPLPPPFDNIRQTDVCELDSSCVEQEYYTLPVAANGSIWMEPYEWAGIALTTVTAPVLNMEQELIGVVGLDVNVTALTEEIEAPSRWGSGYFMILSENGNLLAYPPNSQKAKDLATYKDIPELQAVWQTIGKSDSGLFVLEGNYWAYQHIEGTNWLMLAAVPQSVVLLPVLAIALGGALGAGAILAFVVFLFVHRLNSRLQPILEECQKLAQTDNNNEKLQIAGADELEVLEHSFNRMTAQLKASFEELELRVEERTAELQQAKSAADTANQAKSEFLANMSHELRTPLNGILGYAQVLQQSRTMSEKEKKGVDIINQCGSHLLTLINDVLDLSKIEARKMELHGTEFHFPSFIQGVVEICRIKADQKGIAFVYLEEGQLPVGVQTDDKRLRQVLINLLSNAIKFTDEGTVTFLVYSQKVENSQENQFLYRLRFQIEDSGIGISPEHLTKIFLPFEQVGSVEKQSEGTGLGLAITQQIVAMMGSTIQVVSELGKGSTFWFDVDLPETTSWIKSAKLVSEGIIVGFKTKISSSELTSDIEFSACTLDQKRKILIVDDRWENRSVVMNLLEPLGFEVLEAENGQDGLDKFAQNQPDLIITDISMPILDGYEMLSQIRSSPQGQDVVVIVSSASVFESDRQKSLNAGANDFLPKPIQAENLLTSLQNLLELEWIYEETKSIETLAQTNDVISNTTDIVPPSTEDLALLLDLSRKGLINNVLTEIERIEKLDAKFIPFVLQIRKFAEKFQLKQLRSFIEQYS, from the coding sequence ATGGATAGGTCTATACGCAATTCTATTGGTTCAACCTTATTTTTCTATGTGCTAGGTGGTGCTTTAGTAGGTTTAGGAGGTATGTCCTATTTCTTTTATCAAGCCTTAGAAAATCGTGCTACGCAAGAAATACAAAGTAATCTCAGCACTCAAGTTAAATCAATAGAAGGAAAACTTGGTAGAGCAGAACAAACCATGTTAGGGCTAGTGGCAGGAATTAAAAGCCTCAATTATTTAGGAACCAAAGATCCAGATGCCTATGAAAAAATGATTTTAGAAGTTGTCAAAAAACGTTCATCTTTAACGATGGGTACAGGTTTTGGACAAGCTCCCTATAAAGTTCTGCCTAATCAAAAATTTTATTGGCCTTACTTTTTTCTCGATCAAAATATTTCGGATCAAGTTGGTCAACCTTTACCACCTCCTTTTGATAATATCAGGCAAACAGATGTCTGTGAACTAGACTCTAGCTGCGTCGAGCAAGAATACTATACTTTACCTGTTGCAGCGAATGGTTCTATCTGGATGGAACCCTATGAATGGGCGGGTATAGCTCTGACAACAGTTACTGCTCCTGTATTAAATATGGAACAAGAGCTAATAGGTGTTGTTGGATTAGATGTTAATGTTACTGCCTTAACTGAAGAAATTGAAGCACCATCTCGTTGGGGAAGTGGATACTTTATGATTCTAAGTGAAAACGGTAATCTACTTGCATATCCTCCAAATTCACAAAAAGCTAAGGATTTGGCAACTTATAAAGATATTCCAGAACTACAAGCTGTGTGGCAAACAATTGGCAAAAGTGACTCTGGACTTTTTGTGCTAGAGGGGAACTACTGGGCATATCAACATATAGAAGGAACTAATTGGCTGATGTTAGCAGCAGTTCCTCAATCAGTTGTCTTACTTCCTGTACTTGCTATTGCTCTGGGAGGCGCATTGGGTGCAGGTGCTATTTTGGCTTTTGTAGTATTTTTATTTGTTCACAGACTTAACTCTCGTTTACAACCAATTCTGGAAGAGTGCCAAAAGTTAGCACAAACAGATAATAACAATGAAAAATTACAAATAGCAGGTGCTGATGAACTAGAAGTTTTAGAACATTCTTTTAATCGCATGACTGCTCAATTAAAAGCCTCTTTTGAAGAATTAGAACTGAGAGTAGAAGAAAGAACTGCCGAATTACAACAAGCAAAGTCAGCAGCCGATACTGCCAATCAAGCTAAAAGCGAATTTCTCGCTAATATGAGTCATGAATTAAGAACTCCTCTTAATGGCATTTTAGGCTATGCCCAAGTTCTTCAGCAATCTAGAACTATGTCTGAGAAAGAGAAAAAGGGAGTTGATATTATTAATCAGTGTGGTTCTCATCTGTTGACTTTGATTAATGATGTTCTGGATCTTTCCAAAATCGAAGCTCGAAAAATGGAACTACATGGAACAGAGTTTCATTTTCCTTCTTTTATTCAGGGAGTTGTTGAAATTTGTCGGATTAAAGCTGACCAGAAAGGTATTGCTTTTGTTTATCTAGAAGAAGGTCAATTACCAGTTGGTGTTCAGACTGATGACAAACGTTTACGTCAAGTCTTAATCAATTTACTCAGTAATGCAATTAAATTTACTGACGAAGGCACGGTAACTTTTTTAGTTTACTCTCAAAAAGTAGAAAATAGTCAAGAAAACCAATTTCTTTATCGTCTTCGTTTTCAGATAGAAGATAGTGGGATTGGTATCAGTCCAGAGCATTTAACCAAAATCTTTTTGCCTTTTGAACAGGTAGGAAGTGTCGAAAAACAATCCGAAGGAACAGGACTAGGATTAGCTATTACCCAACAAATTGTTGCCATGATGGGCAGTACCATTCAAGTAGTAAGTGAATTAGGAAAAGGTAGTACTTTTTGGTTTGATGTTGATTTACCAGAAACTACAAGTTGGATCAAATCTGCTAAGTTAGTCTCCGAAGGTATTATTGTAGGTTTTAAAACTAAGATTTCGTCTAGCGAACTAACTTCTGACATCGAATTTTCAGCTTGTACACTTGATCAAAAACGGAAAATTTTGATAGTAGACGACCGCTGGGAAAATCGTTCTGTAGTCATGAATTTACTAGAGCCATTGGGTTTTGAAGTTTTAGAAGCAGAAAATGGTCAGGATGGTTTAGATAAATTTGCTCAAAACCAACCAGATTTAATCATTACTGATATATCAATGCCAATTCTGGATGGCTACGAAATGCTTTCCCAAATACGTTCTTCTCCTCAAGGACAAGATGTAGTAGTAATTGTGTCTTCTGCTAGTGTTTTTGAAAGTGACAGGCAAAAAAGTTTAAATGCTGGAGCTAATGACTTTTTGCCCAAACCCATTCAAGCTGAAAATTTGTTGACTTCGTTACAAAACCTCTTAGAACTAGAGTGGATTTACGAAGAAACTAAATCAATTGAAACATTGGCTCAAACAAATGATGTTATTTCTAATACTACTGATATTGTTCCACCATCTACCGAAGATTTAGCTTTACTTCTCGATCTAAGTCGTAAAGGTTTAATTAATAATGTTCTTACTGAGATTGAACGTATTGAAAAACTAGATGCCAAGTTTATTCCTTTTGTGTTGCAGATACGCAAATTTGCTGAAAAATTTCAGCTTAAACAATTACGATCATTTATTGAGCAGTATTCATAA
- a CDS encoding four helix bundle protein, translated as MAEKYYLLTKYFFQEELYEIVQQSRKSAVSISARWEALHSRIPQIY; from the coding sequence ATAGCAGAAAAATATTATTTATTAACCAAGTATTTTTTTCAAGAAGAATTATATGAAATAGTTCAACAAAGCAGAAAGTCAGCAGTATCTATTTCCGCAAGATGGGAAGCGTTACACAGCCGAATACCTCAGATTTATTAA
- a CDS encoding response regulator, with protein sequence MTVNPVGQSILIVDDNPNNLEVLSETLMSAGFQVAVALDGETAIEQIEYHQPELILLDIMMPGIDGFETCRRIKANAATTDIPIIFMTALSDTQHKVQGFSLGAVDYITKPFQQEEVIARVRVQLQLRNLSRTMDQQNKILKNEISQRETAENSLIKLNQELEQRVQERTTKLLKTLQQLRHTQVRLLQQKEELEIRVQERTAELARSITEAEKARTEAEKANQSKSTFLANMSHELRTPMNAIIGYSEMLMEEAEDLGQEDFLPDLHKIHGAAKHLLSLINDILDLSKIEAGRMELYPEHFEVRNLVEDVVATIQPLVEKNGNHLKIDLPDNLGTMHTDLIKIRQSLFNLLSNSCKFTENGTITLKVERYLNSGHHWLSLQVKDTGIGMSPEQLSRLFQAFTQADASTTRKYGGTGLGLAITKRFCQMMGGDIVVESQFGKGSTFTIHLPIEVKKLVKSGKGDRNVKQLDTHSAGQNTILVIDDDPTIHDLISRFLSKQGFKVVAATSGQEGLRLAKQLQPQAITLDVMMPEMDGWTVLAALKADPESSHIPVIMMSIVDNQNLGYALGAADYLLKPINRQQLVSVLQKYSLEYFANSVLVVEDDDNTREIIARQLIKEGWQVTAVENGRKALEAINLQTPDLIISDLMMPEMDGFELIHELRQQEQLRSLPVVVLTAKDLTQLERQRLQGHVNKIFQKGSYTSEVLLTQLHNLLSEAISRQSSKQVAVI encoded by the coding sequence ATGACAGTTAATCCAGTTGGGCAAAGTATTTTAATCGTCGATGATAATCCTAATAATTTAGAAGTACTTTCAGAAACTTTAATGAGTGCAGGATTTCAAGTTGCCGTCGCACTTGATGGAGAAACTGCTATTGAGCAAATCGAGTATCATCAACCAGAGCTAATTTTGCTCGATATTATGATGCCTGGAATTGACGGTTTTGAAACTTGCCGAAGAATTAAAGCAAATGCTGCTACTACCGATATTCCCATTATTTTTATGACTGCTCTCTCAGATACACAACACAAAGTCCAAGGTTTTAGTCTGGGTGCTGTCGACTATATTACTAAACCTTTTCAACAAGAAGAAGTAATAGCTAGGGTTAGAGTCCAACTGCAGCTACGTAACTTGAGTAGAACTATGGACCAACAAAATAAAATTCTTAAAAATGAAATTTCACAACGAGAAACGGCGGAGAATTCTTTAATTAAGCTTAATCAAGAATTAGAACAACGCGTTCAAGAACGTACGACTAAATTACTAAAAACTCTTCAACAACTTCGACACACTCAAGTTAGATTGCTACAACAAAAAGAAGAATTAGAAATTAGGGTTCAAGAGCGTACTGCAGAACTAGCCAGAAGTATTACAGAAGCAGAAAAAGCTCGTACTGAAGCGGAAAAAGCCAATCAGTCAAAAAGTACTTTTCTAGCTAATATGAGTCATGAATTACGCACACCTATGAATGCCATCATTGGTTATAGTGAAATGTTGATGGAAGAAGCAGAAGATCTTGGTCAAGAAGACTTTCTTCCCGATCTTCATAAAATACATGGTGCTGCGAAACATCTTTTAAGTTTAATTAACGACATTCTTGACTTGTCTAAAATTGAGGCAGGCAGAATGGAACTTTATCCAGAACATTTTGAGGTTCGCAATCTAGTTGAAGATGTAGTTGCGACAATTCAGCCTTTAGTTGAAAAAAATGGTAATCATTTAAAGATCGATTTACCCGACAATTTGGGTACGATGCATACAGATTTGATTAAAATTAGACAGAGTTTATTTAATCTTTTGAGTAATTCGTGTAAATTTACAGAAAACGGGACTATAACTCTTAAAGTTGAGCGATATCTCAATTCGGGACACCATTGGCTGAGTTTGCAAGTTAAAGATACAGGCATTGGTATGAGTCCAGAACAATTGAGTAGATTATTTCAAGCTTTTACTCAAGCAGATGCTTCTACTACTCGTAAATATGGAGGAACTGGTTTAGGGCTAGCAATTACTAAACGGTTTTGTCAGATGATGGGCGGTGATATTGTGGTCGAAAGTCAATTTGGCAAAGGTTCTACTTTTACGATTCACCTACCAATCGAAGTTAAGAAATTAGTCAAATCAGGAAAAGGCGATCGCAATGTTAAACAGTTGGATACTCATTCAGCAGGTCAAAACACTATTTTAGTAATTGATGACGATCCTACAATCCACGATTTAATCAGCCGTTTTCTTTCTAAACAAGGATTTAAAGTTGTAGCTGCTACTAGTGGACAGGAAGGGTTGCGTTTAGCTAAACAACTCCAGCCACAAGCAATTACTCTTGATGTGATGATGCCTGAAATGGATGGTTGGACTGTTCTTGCTGCGCTTAAAGCTGACCCAGAATCATCTCATATTCCTGTAATCATGATGAGTATTGTCGATAATCAAAACTTGGGCTATGCTTTGGGTGCTGCTGACTATCTACTCAAACCAATTAATCGGCAACAGTTAGTCTCAGTTTTACAAAAATATAGTTTAGAGTATTTTGCCAATTCAGTTTTGGTTGTTGAAGATGATGACAATACAAGAGAAATTATAGCTCGTCAATTGATTAAAGAAGGTTGGCAAGTAACAGCCGTAGAGAATGGACGTAAAGCTTTAGAAGCGATTAATCTCCAAACTCCAGATTTAATTATCTCTGATTTAATGATGCCAGAAATGGATGGTTTTGAATTAATTCACGAACTTCGTCAACAAGAACAATTACGCTCTCTTCCTGTAGTCGTTTTAACTGCCAAAGACTTGACTCAATTAGAACGTCAAAGATTACAGGGACACGTTAACAAAATTTTTCAAAAAGGTAGTTACACGAGCGAGGTTTTGTTGACACAATTACATAATCTTCTATCAGAAGCAATTTCTCGACAGAGTAGTAAACAAGTTGCAGTAATCTAA